CACCCCTGTGCTGTAACTCTTAGAGATATagtgcctgtctgcctgcctggtAGTATTCTTGCACTGAGTTGGCTGCTACAAGGTTTGGTTTGAAGCTCTGCCTTGTGGTCATGGGTGATCAGGTGCTTTTCATTAGGATGTTTTTCTCTTGTTAGTTAGTTCAATCAGGAGAGACTTATTTCTGAAGGAATGAACATTTATTGACATGTGCACAACATTAGAAATGTGAGTAGTCTTAGATCCTATCGTGATATGATATGTTTTAGACACTGGGGTCTAGACactggtggtgatggtgatgggaTGAAGAGAAGGCTGAAGACTGGCCTGAAATCACAGCTGACGGAGGAGGAGAACAGATTTAAAGTTTGAAAGCAGCGACATGATTGGCTGTTAGAGATCGTAGCAAAATCTAGTTTTAGCTAAAAGAGTGTTCGCTCATAACCAGCTGATTATAACCAGCTGATTATAACCAGCTGATTATAACCAGCTGATTATAACCAGCTGATTATAACCAGCTGATTATAAGCAGCTGGAGGAGTGCGAGAGAGATAATTGAGAACGAATGAAGCACAAAGGTAGTCTTCGTGATTGAACTTACGCTGAgcatcatttaatatttatttccacGTCATGACATTATATCCAGCCCATTTCGGATTCGCTGTATGTGAAACATCAGAAATACAGCAAGACATCCTCCGGTAACACAAAGTTATCAATCAagaacattatatatacatctatGTGATACTTCTACTGTAACTTTTTCTAAGAGCCCATCTAAGGAAACCCTTTTATGGATATGAATAATGTGATTGTCATTATCTTGTGCTGTAGTATCTGACAGCCGGTACCCTAAAGAGGCTTTCTCCATCGGGGAGGAGCGGGATGGGGAGAATGCAGTGGAGGGTCCTGTTGAGGTGGAGGACATGGATGAGTGCCTGATATATGAGGGTAACATCTGCCACCACAGATGTGTCAACACGCGAGGCTCTTACCGCTGCGAGTGCTTCCCTGGATACGTGCTGCAAGAGGACACTATCACTTGTGCACAAGGTAAAGAGAAGACCACCAATCATCACACAGCGCTAGCAGACATTTCCAGTGATGTTAGTACACAGGAAAGCGACTCTCTGTGCCATTTGCTCTTTAAAATATGACTTACAGTCCGCTTTCCTCTCAGGAAGACCCCATTTGTAGTAATTTGTCCACACATTGACGGTGTATTATTTTCCAGGTCTCTTTGAGTTCCTTCCTGCCTGCGAGCCCTGATACTGCttaataatagttattttaatcAAACACTGACATCCCTTTCCTGAACTGACAGCAATGCTCAACTAatcacctctctgctgctgtcgaAAAGCTTTTTAGCTgaagaaaaaaactattttgctaTTTGAAAATCGTTCTTTGCACAAACTCAAAGGTCCGCCCAGATGTACAGTTTGGACGTTTTTCAGGTAATGTTGTCTGCAGTGTACCAGACTTTAATCAACAGTAGCTTTCACCAACACAAGCCTGTCTCAACAGGATACTAATGCCAGAGCTCTCAGCAAATTACAGTGAGGGATGGGGCTCAATAATAAAACCAAATGTTTGTCTGCAGGCAATGTTTTTTCCTGTCTCACCTTCACTGCTATTACAACTTTCATCTGCAGCCTCATATTGTTGGATGAAGATGGTAGGAGTTACACACGGTTTAAGCCTCTAACTAAGACTGCAGTAGATTGAGAGGTTGAATTCTTGATTACAGTGCAATTCGTCGCTCCTGTGATGACATTATTCATGTTTCTGCAGAGACGGTGGGCGAGGAGAATAGACTGAAGGAGGATAACAGAATGGCAGTGGAGCCCACTTCACCGCTTCCGCCCCCCACCCAGCCCCCTGTCCCACTCGACCCCTGTGAAGGTTAGAAACGTAGAGCTTAATGAGGGGAGAGGGAGCTGCAGGCCTGACAGCTCACAACAAGCACTTTCATTCATCCTTACGTCTTAATGGGAGACTGGAACATGCGTCTTGATGCAGTGGAATAAGTTTAGAGGAGAAGACCCGCACAGGCTGCTATAGattgacatgtttttatgtcaaACTCGCCCTTTCCatgaaatgtaattgtgttacaaatgtcaaacacatgCAGTGAGATGGtatcaaaatgtctgctttcaGCCTCGGACACTCATTCTCACACATTCTCCTTATCATAATCTGTGAAGGGTcacattttgtttgtctcttttggTTTCCATGACACCAGGGTGGAGACCTACCACACTGTGGGCCAAAAGTAGGAAATACAATATGACCAGGTCAGGGATCAACctggaaaaaaggaaatgagcgAATGGCAATACAGTAAATAATGCTCTGTCCCCCACCCAGAGCCACAAAGCTCTCCTCTGTTTCACCTTAAATACTGTTGTGTGGTAGTAGTAGCACAGTATATTTCTTTTAACCTCACTATACGGTATTATTTCCAGGGAACGGCCCATGTCAGCAACACTGCACCTCAGTGGGCGGAACGCCACAATGCTCCTGTCTCCCAGGATTCTCCCTCATGGCTGATGGACGCTCCTGTGAGGGTAAGGAAATATTGTTATAatgctgaaaacattttctcacacCAGGGTAGCATGTGGAAATATTGTGCAATGATAGAAGTGAAAAATGGCTTCGCAATTTCAGCCCTCATTATACTTTTTCAGCTTGAGGATTTTGGTTCCAGTTGAGGAGGGTTTATTGGCAAGACTGCCTGCCACTGATTTGCCTttttgcagaggagagacagCCCTAATCCACTTCACTTTTAGCATCACACTGCAGAccaaagaaataataaaaatagaaatgggAGACgtccttttttttatcttgttccTGAACTGAGTTTCTACCAGTGGCATCATTCCAACTGTCCAACCTTTTATCTCTATgtgaaggtgtttttttttatcatgagACATAAGATACTGCTCTATGTGTCTAAGCTGTCATCTTTAAGTTAACCCAAAACCACTGGTCTGTTTCCTGCTTGACAGCCGCAAACTGTGGCAGTGACACAAAGAGTAGCTCAGTATGGTGACAAATTTCTCATTGTGTCGATGTTATACCCACTGGCCTTGCTCCTAATCTCTCTCCCAGAGGAGGGTCCAACCTGTCCCTTCAATGTGCTTCTAACTGCTGACTGCTACACACAAACCACAGCTCAGAGTTTCTTGCACATCTCCTTTTCCACTTTTTCTATATCAGCCAGCATCTTGTCATTATGTATTCTCTTTCTTCACActgacacatttgtcttttattctttttttttgaaacATCCAGACATAAATGAGTGTTTGTCCGCGAGTGCCTGCCAGTTGGATGAGCGCTGCAGGAATACTGCAGGGAGTTATGTCTGTCAGAGACCGATCACCTGTCCCCCGGGATACCAGATCAACAACGACATTTGTGAAGGTACACCAAACCTTATCAGCATCAAAGCACTCGCTTCCACCCACAGTGAATATGTTGTAATATGTACCAGCAGGAGAGTATTACTGCAGGTTCACAATGTAAGGAAAGCACATTGTTCAGGCAAACAATCGCTTGTACCACCCTTGGGAATATGTTTTGAAGTTTTATTAAAGTTCTTCACGCGTCCAATGAAGGGATCATATCATTTCACATCTGAGCTCACAGACAAGGGGGAATAATAAGAAAGATTACTCCAGAGAGCTATTTCCATAGTATTTGCTTGCTGTTAACCTTCAGTATGTAGAGCTGCCTGACTTCTGGGTGGCACCCAACTTTGAGATGTAATAGTAAACCTCCCAATACGTCTCATTATTTCCATACATGAATCATAAATTGTGCCTGTGCAGAGGTCTCCTTCATAAACCAGAAGCAGTGTTCAGGAAGATGAGTTTTAGTGCCGTTTGCCACTGCAGCTGTGTTTCCGTGGACTCGGGGAAGGAGACTCAGCTAATCTGCAGCTCCTTGTGAACTTAAAGAATGTTCAATCAGCCACAATGAGCATTTAACAAGAAAGTTTGTTTAAGGTTAACCCTCCAAACAGCTGCCGCTTCCTACTACCTATTCCCTATTCATGGATTACTAAGAGACTGTAATGAAACGTTGCTTTTTGCAAAGTCACCGCGCAGGGAGAAACTGAattgtctccctctcccttctccaAACAGACTGACTCAGTTAAGACAATGAATTAATTGTGCAATCAATATTCACTGTCTTCCTAACTCAGTGTGTTTCATTTTTAACACCAGATGACTCATTTTGCGCCAAGAATTACACAAGTCAGTGCAATTTAAGATCATGCcagtggctctgtgaggctgtacatgCTGTAAATCATAATGCTAAactgctgatgtttagcaggtgtaatgttgaaggctgatgggaatgttattatgttttagTTAGAGGATCcctaaagttattacaattcatccttgAGGGAAGATGAATCTGTCCAACGGGCTGAGATGTGTCACTCAGAATCACTtctcaacctcatggtggtgctagaggaacAGTCAGGGGATTAcaaaagtcattaggattcattgTCTGAGAATCACAAATCCCTGCAATTGCATAGCAATGCATTCAATAGTTGGATATTTTTTATCTGGACCGGCCAAACTTATTCTGGAGATAATAATATCTTGCATGTCCCATGTAGTGACTGTACCACAATCCTGTAAATAAAGGCAGagaaaacagtaaaagaaaCGACCAAGGACTCAAATGTCAACAGGAGGTCATGGCCAGTATATCACACATTTATCCCGCTTCctggttttctctctctgtctccgtcgGTGTCGGGCTCACTCAGCTCCTGCCGACTCCGCCAGGCTTGTGACAGGAGCAAGATGCTCAATCACTATCTGCTGTTTAGAGACATACCCTACATCAGCAGGGCTGCTTACTAGAACTGTTTTAGGTCTCTCTACAGCAATTACAGTGGTAAACTCCTGCAAGCCTGCTTGAAAATATAAGACATTCATGCattatgcagacacacacacacacacacacacacacacacacacacacacacacacacacacacgcacgcaccaCATTTTGTGTTCCTTTGAGATTGTTATTTCCCTCCAGCTTTGGTTCATTCTACGGCTACAGATGTGGAAGGCTGATTGACAGGAGGTAACTCTCTCAGTAGACAGGTGTTAGAGGACTCTTGGGGAATCTATACTGCTAGATTCATTCGCACACTGCACAAGAGGACTACTGCATGTTACTTCTGCAGGTTTGACTCATTAGATGTAGTCATCAAGCGGAAATAATTCAGGCCATTTTGGTTATAACACGAGTGATTAACATAGAGTtgtaatacaattattttactCTTGATTCAACTCTTGAGTATTGACAGGGAACACGTTATGATTGATGAAGAGCAGTAAAAGTGAGAACCTGTACAATCTGCCATTTAACCACACTGCCATCCAGTGGTGAAATATGGCGTTACATGTATGTATCTCGTAGCATGCACTGTAGTCAACACATTATTCGACTGAAACTAATAAGCGTGTGGTTTGTGCTTTATTTGcaattaataattcattcagACCTCATAAGCtatttcattcttcttcttcctttagATATCAATGAGTGTGTGCAACTGAGCCATAACTGTGGGCTCGGCTTTGAGTGTGTGAATACCGAGGGCTCGTTCAGGTGCAACGCCAAACCTCGATGTCCTGTGGGCTTTAACCAGGACGCACAGGGCAACTGTATAGGTAAGGAACGGTAATTCAGTATAAATATGTGGAACTGTATAAGGGTCTTCAGCCTTGTTTTACATAACAgtcagtgttgtttttgttttttagagaTTCCCAATATTGTTCCAAAGCACAAGTGAGTGAATAAGGCCAAGCACAAAATGTCCCCACAGGTGAATCATAGTCCACGAAGACACACGGTCGTACGCCATGCAGGTGAATCAGCACGGCTGCAGTGACAGAGGGGTTAAATACCACACAGACAGGAGATCAGACAGGTTGCTGTTAGGGGCTGCAGAGGGGTGGATAAAAGCCaatcctctgtcctcctccagtACGAACTGATGCTGTGGAATTAGCCCCCAGGGGCAGGAACTGGGGCATGTCGAGGCAGCCGACGCCCCTGTAGAAAGGAGTGTAAAAGTAATGCTCTGAGAAATGAGAAAATCGAGAaaatgtcagacacacacacaacaaagttaTCCGAAGGAATGCaactgtgtgatgtgtgtttgctttgataTCACATTGGGGGCTAAAGAGCTGCCCTCTGGTCTCTCATTCCCTGCGTCTGTGCCTTTGGGTCTTcactctttatctgtctttcttcatcttcatccccctccttctgtctctctcgctctccctgtAACAGACATTGATGAGTGTGGCGCTTCGGCCCAGCCATGTAGCCTGGGATTTAACTGCATCAACACAGCGGGATCCTACATGTGCCAGAGGAAGATCATATGTAGCCGTGGCTATCATGGCAGTCCTGATGGATCCAGATGTATTGGTATGATTTGTCAATGTCACACACAAAGAGTACATGTGAAGATTTTATTTACACACTTGAGGACATATGTGATTCAGGCAAGAAAGGTTAAATTACGAAGAATGTGTGACACACTAAGCATTAAGTGGTAGCTTAATGTCCTTTTTCTATTGATTTTCCATCTTTTCACCATTCATGTGCTCGTAGATGTGGACGAGTGTCAGAGCAGTCTGCATCGATGTGGAGAGGGCCAGCTGTGCCACAATCTGCCTGGTTCCTATCGTTGTGAATGCCAAACAGGCTATCAGTATGACTCATTCAGGAGGCTGTGTGTAGGTATGTTGGACATCACCATCATGCAGAAGAAGTACACATGCTACATTCtgcacataaaagaaaaaagaaaagaaaagtgacgctaactcccctgtctctcagtttcctgctcattttgttctctccttcctttctcttCGCCCTTGATAAACTACTGTATAGCCATCCCTCTTCTTTGTCTGCCTACTCTGCTGCTCCTGTTTATTATTCTGCGGTGggagagctgctgctgtttcccaggctctgctgctcctgcagtAGCCACTGGAACGATCACGTCTCCTGCTGCAGAGGACTCTGTTCTgcccctgctgctgctcctgctcccTCTGTTTGTGATTCACTGTGTTGTGACTCTCATAATAATGGACTCTGCTCAAGTGTTTAGACTATCAGCAGGCAGCTGGTCCCCTCACATCACACTCTCGTTGACATGCACCGAAACACGCACAGGCATGCGTGCAGGGCAACAAACCCGCTCACACTCGGCTGCACGGGTGCCATTGCACACATGGgcgcaaacacacaaatgcaataCACACTTACAGGGGTACGATGACACTGCTTCTTCCTCTCAGATGTAAATGAGTGCTGGCGCTACCCAGGCCGCCTGTGTGCCCAGACCTGCGAGAACACCCCAGGCTCCTATGAATGCTCGTGTACCTCTGGCTTCCGCTTATCCGGCGATGGCAAGACCTGTGAAGGTGTGTGCGTATTAACATCTGCCTATCTGGgtgtgaaagagtgtgtgtattaatgtgtacTTGTCGGTGCATGTGATTGTTTTTGTGAATCTGCGCAtgaaaatatatgtgtgtgtgtgtgtgtgtgtgtgtgtgtgtgtgtgttggtgtgtgtgtgtgtattggtgtgccaggtttgtgtgtgcgtgtgattccTTGACTGAGATGATATCAGTGGTGGCCACTGTACAGCATATTGCTGAAAAGCGATGAGGGGTGTTTCAGTGTTACACTGTATATCATGCCATGCCTTAAAGcacaaaacagtaaaacataatTGGCTTAATAACAACATCGTTTTTATATGTTAggataaaaacattgaaaatcCTTTGATCAAGTGAATTGTGACAGTAATGAGCTCTAACCATTAATCTCCAGATGTGAATGAGTGTTTGGCCAGCCCATGCAGTCAGGAGTGTGCCAACATCTATGGTTCCTACCAGTGTTACTGCAGACAGGGCTACTTCCTCAGGGAGGATGGGAACACCTGTGAAGGTGGGGCACACTATCGCACATCACTAATACCACATTTATACCAAACGTATGCTGGGACAAGTTCATGAATCAATTTCACATGGTTTACTTCATCCTCGTCGTCAAGACATCGACGAGTGCGCCCAGAGCATCGGCCACCTGTGTACCTACAAGTGTGTGAATGTTCCTGGCAGTTACCAGTGTGCCTGTCCTGAATATGGATACACCATGTCTTCGAATGGACGCTCTTGCAGAGGTGAATACCCCCTTAAAAAACTACACCAACAAGATTCATGCActcactgtagctgcagctgTGTACGTCATTGAGCTCTGCTcataaatagattttttaaaagtgGCTTTGCACCCATTTAACTCTACATAGAGTGTATAGTAATGGCTATGCTCAGATAAATATAATTGGTGCTTTTACAGTAGTTCAGTAATTACACAGGCTGTAAAACTTTATTGCCCTAAAAATCTTGTCTCGCTAATTTGAATTTTTTACTTGAGCAGtccccaccctccctccctccaccgcCCTCCCCTACAAGGACTAGTTTGTGTCTTACATGTTTCAGCAATGAGGATTTTACTCAAAGCTCAATTGAGCTGTGACTAACGCATTTCCTCGTCTCCAGGCAGTAAACCAGCCCTTGTGCATTAACTGTGTGTCTTAGATATCGATGAGTGTGCCACAGGGGCCCATAACTGCTCTCTAGCTGAGACCTGCTACAACATCCAAGGAGCGTACCGCTGCCTTTCTCTCGACTGTCCACCAAACTACCGCAAAGTGTCCGACACGTAAGTAATGAAATCAGTTTCAAACCCGTCTCAgtctttaataaaaataaaaagcctcaACTTGCCTTTCCTGTGTCCCGTGTAGGCGCTGTGAGAGGATCAGCTGTCCTAACTACCTGGAGTGTCAAAACTCTCCTCTGAGAATCACCTACTATTACCTCAGCTTCCAGTCCAACATTGTCATCCCTGCTCAGATCTTCCGCATCGGACCCTCCCCCGCCTACTCGGGAGACAACGTTATCGTCAGCATCACGCAGGGAAATGAGGAAAACTACTTCAGCACCCGGAAGCTGAATGCTTACACGGGCGCCGTGTACTTAAATCGACAGGCTGAGGCTCAGAGGGATTTCGCAATTAACGTGGAGATGAAGCTTTGGAGACAGGGGACGTTCACCACGTTCCAGGCCAAGATGTTCGTTTTCATCACAGCCAACTCACTCTAACAGTTAGAGATGTGCTGTGTCCACTATGAACCTTTTCACTATTTAACAATGTCATAAAGTATACCACTGTCTGTCATGATTGGTTTGAGTAGTTCATCCCGCGTGCAGTTGAagttaatattaaaacattgcTGTTAGCGTGGTGAAGAAAGAAACAAGTTTGCTTTGCGTCTGTTTTCACTGCAACTGCATAAAAACCCTGTAATGTCAAACTATCTCggttttgtttctctcactaGAATTGCTCGTGTACATGTCCTTATGTTCCACGACTTTAAAGACCTTTGTTAAACACATTCCAACTTTTCAAAAACTCATTAAAATCTGAATCCAAAATAACATCGGAGACACAAAGATATTTATTATACCACCCAAATTAAACgagttcctttttgttttgattattattcCAGATGTGAGTGAAGCATAGATGTGATAGCCATCTCTTTTCTTCATACTGACAGACTTGTATGCCAGTGTTCTGCTCACATCATCCTGTTATCAGATGATGATGTGTAGTTTGATAAACCTGTGTTGAAAGCAGAAGAAATTGTTTTGTAAGAGTTTTCATCATAGTGCCTAAAtaactcttttatttttaccctgcgctgctgtttttgttttgtcttcaaagtatttcatattatatagtTTTATGTTACTCTAAAAGGTGTATTTTTGTATCCCTGTCACATTAAGGATGGTTGTATCATATTTTTTAATGCTAGATTTAAAGTTGCAAAGTATTgtagtaaaacattaaaaagaaatactaaTGTGGTTTGGCGAGTATTGGCTAATTTGATTTATTAGGAGGAAAATTATTTGTAATTTTCACTTGAAAGACTTGTTTAATGCACCAATTCTTTCTCATTTACCGTATATAGTGAACATTATTTCTCAGTGAAGTTGTTAAAGTATATAATCCACTCATGTCAGGACATGTCACACAGTAAATACATGCCTATTTACATACCTGTTCACACCTTGCTAGTGAACTCAACATGAGCGTCATCTATCAACACACGCCTGTTTGACACGCACACTTTTTATGAACGCTAATAAAAGCAATGATCATGTATGatatctgaaataaaataataatagtcttcttatatgtatttaaaaagtctCATAGGCTCTCCACAGATCAACTCTTATTTTTCTGTAGGTTGCATCATAGAAAGAGTTACACTCCCACCTACAGGACGAATGCAGTTCTACACCCTAAAGTTCTGGCTACCAGAGGCAACAGTAGTGTCTTAAAAAACATTCCCAAAGGTGCACCGAAGTATTACTAGTTGTGAGGTTTGAGcaaattaaagaaatgttacaAACAAACGAGTTcatatgattttctttttcttctcctttaaGCTGCACAATAATCTGCCCCTTCTCGGAGTTCAGTGAACCTGCAGGACCTGCTGTAATCATCGGAAagggtgtgtttgtctgtgtgacagCTGTATTAATGCATGTTGCACATCCAAAAAGAGCTGCTCGCCAGTTTTCTGGTCTCTGAGATGAGTTATACTATCAAAGGTCATTTCAACAAAAGAGATTTCTGCACTTATTTTAGTCCCTTTCTCCTCATTTGGTGATAACAGCACGTCACTCTCAAAATGAGTCAAGGAAGCTTGAAGACGTTCCTCCTGACCTAACTCATAATAATAGCTAAGTGTGTATGACTGACTCAAGCCTTCAAACACACCCAGTGACTGAGATGCCACTCTTGGTATGTACAGTTCATAACGAGCCCTAGAGCTGTGATTGATGTCTCTTTCCTCTAATTAGCTTTATCTGCTCTTCAAGATTAGGTGGTGCTGTGTTTCAGGGACAGTGAATCATACATCCCAGACAGGGGAAGATACACACATCTATTATGGGTTTAGGGACACTGACAGGAAGTTTTGAAATGTCCTGAATAAAGGAAGAGGGGGCTGTTAGAAAGTTGTGAGACTTGATAGttacagaggagacagagatatAGAGCTGCAAAGTCACTGCATTAAAGCTCAGTAGACCTGCATTCTCAGTGTTAGCCAAAATATGTTTGGTGACTAGTTTTCAAAAATATCTACTGAT
This window of the Cottoperca gobio chromosome 7, fCotGob3.1, whole genome shotgun sequence genome carries:
- the LOC115011374 gene encoding fibulin-2-like — protein: MNIQRATLFLCWMVLCMDICLCQKECTGVDCQPLQDCIGTFFKKGACCPTCKQMGCTCEGYQYYDCVQAGFHKGKVPEGESYFVDFGSTECSCPVGGGKISCHFIPCPEIPPNCIDVSQPADGCPQCRQIGCTHGNKKYEAGHSFKMERCQVCHCPNDGGRLMCSLIPDCDPHSPNKPVWVTTTENNSPLRDSSRHDNRQTSPVEPFSKLALGNTLPLYKQDPPSFGTGVYDSVLAAGSTSSTIQDLAQPLESTTAPPAFPESSFTSFSSRDDRRHELRETHKGSDSQRSSEAEVTQNMDPTTTGAQSNTATSLTTTTQRVTTDHRRPQEEVGEKTVRNNSGRNRGEDTLRDTANTTRANKGARHHKHQGVRTGSNGSFHSAAHKEEENMSVSVEHGQPPGKKEQISSPTIQFSPTSRAPVRMREDGKQPERQPQTLYNYQSQDVEGDTEVSAKELVKTCCETGEKWASANGHCNNMEPPTKDRHFICWTSQHQCCRGSLRESWCLAGIHAARAGNMCQEDANNKCGIDSYKECCDCCSLGLQFRREGHRCEAHQYLGFHCRHVFLTCCEGEEGTAGNQGGRHSVRESPALDSTPQPKKVSDSRYPKEAFSIGEERDGENAVEGPVEVEDMDECLIYEGNICHHRCVNTRGSYRCECFPGYVLQEDTITCAQETVGEENRLKEDNRMAVEPTSPLPPPTQPPVPLDPCEGNGPCQQHCTSVGGTPQCSCLPGFSLMADGRSCEDINECLSASACQLDERCRNTAGSYVCQRPITCPPGYQINNDICEDINECVQLSHNCGLGFECVNTEGSFRCNAKPRCPVGFNQDAQGNCIDIDECGASAQPCSLGFNCINTAGSYMCQRKIICSRGYHGSPDGSRCIDVDECQSSLHRCGEGQLCHNLPGSYRCECQTGYQYDSFRRLCVDVNECWRYPGRLCAQTCENTPGSYECSCTSGFRLSGDGKTCEDVNECLASPCSQECANIYGSYQCYCRQGYFLREDGNTCEDIDECAQSIGHLCTYKCVNVPGSYQCACPEYGYTMSSNGRSCRDIDECATGAHNCSLAETCYNIQGAYRCLSLDCPPNYRKVSDTRCERISCPNYLECQNSPLRITYYYLSFQSNIVIPAQIFRIGPSPAYSGDNVIVSITQGNEENYFSTRKLNAYTGAVYLNRQAEAQRDFAINVEMKLWRQGTFTTFQAKMFVFITANSL